In the genome of Neodiprion pinetum isolate iyNeoPine1 chromosome 2, iyNeoPine1.2, whole genome shotgun sequence, one region contains:
- the LOC124211196 gene encoding OCIA domain-containing protein 1-like — protein sequence MENVYNNPVDENSRVNSLPKNYQPTPDELKLLAECRGKSNVNGTIGAITFGGLAYQSIKSFRLNVHPRFGIYPKVGVASVVGFFVGKITALPSCREKFKNLPDSPIGAIMRQKSMGSLTTEIITDSNLNFTGVTPIKPSNNAQMNSAIDIDVYNSPSNMDSYTGNELNGPRLDASNDNILDENYIQKPAVSYAELRGRNREDYLKASKEKYNPMSSIANDSRTEPPTRRSSPPPIPNKETNKYGDVWG from the exons ATGGAAAATGTCTACAATAATCCGGTCGATGAAAATTCACGAGTAAATTCGTTACCCAAA AATTATCAACCTACTCCAGATGAGTTGAAACTATTGGCTGAATGCCGTGGTAAGAGCAATGTTAATGGTACCATTGGTGCAATTACATTCGGAGGGTTGGCCTACCAAAGTATCAAATCGTTCAGGCTAAATGTTCACCCAAGGTTTGGTATCTATCCCAAGGTTGGAGTTGCGTCTGTGGTAGGTTTTTTTGTAGGAAAAATTACAGCCCTACCGTCAtgtagagaaaaatttaagaatCTTCCGGACAGTCCGATTGGTGCCATTATGCGACAAAAATCAATGGGAAG TCTAACAACAGAAATAATAACTGATTCAAATCTAAACTTTACTGGCGTCACTCCGATTAAACCATCAAATAATGCACAAATGAATTCTGCAATCGACATTGATGTTTACAATTCACCCAGCAATATGGACAGTTATACCGGTAATGAGTTAAATG GTCCGAGATTAGATGCATCGAATGATAATATACTCGATGAAAATTACATACAAAAACCAGCAGTTTCGTATGCCGAGCTAAGGGGTAGGAACAGAGAAGATTATTTGAAAGCcagtaaagaaaaatacaatcc gATGAGCTCTATCGCCAACGACTCACGTACAGAGCCACCGACACGAAGGTCTTCACCCCCTCCTATTCCTAACAAAGAGACAAACAAATATGGAGATGTATGGGGCTAA